In Deltaproteobacteria bacterium, the following are encoded in one genomic region:
- a CDS encoding GNAT family N-acetyltransferase, whose translation MMKSLGLCAMAKPRLFGLPPCPYNRMKAVPVMETGKKSNPSVSIRDAVPDDLPFLRSLALEAFSVYGDYETILTGFFVRRDVHTYVAEEVHGGRAIPVGLLMMILRKPRRYGPCFAEILAIAVERNERGKGIGSRLIEFAKRWPLSIRTDSPTREVRLSVAESNIRGLSFFRRHGFEIVRREPWRYPAGQRAFGMRFSL comes from the coding sequence ATGATGAAAAGCCTCGGTCTTTGCGCCATGGCGAAGCCGAGGCTCTTCGGTTTGCCTCCATGCCCCTACAACAGGATGAAAGCGGTTCCCGTCATGGAGACCGGGAAGAAGTCGAATCCTTCCGTGAGCATCCGTGATGCCGTGCCGGATGATCTTCCTTTTCTCCGCAGCCTTGCCCTTGAGGCGTTCTCCGTCTACGGGGATTATGAGACCATCCTCACGGGTTTCTTTGTTCGCCGGGACGTTCACACCTATGTGGCCGAGGAGGTCCACGGAGGGCGGGCGATACCTGTGGGGCTCCTCATGATGATCCTCCGGAAACCGAGAAGGTATGGGCCGTGTTTTGCCGAGATCCTGGCCATAGCGGTGGAACGGAATGAACGCGGAAAGGGGATCGGATCTCGCCTCATCGAATTCGCCAAAAGGTGGCCTCTCTCCATTCGGACCGACTCTCCGACTAGGGAAGTGCGGCTCTCTGTGGCCGAATCCAACATCAGGGGGCTCTCTTTTTTCCGCCGCCACGGCTTTGAAATCGTGAGGAGAGAGCCTTGGAGGTATCCTGCCGGCCAGAGAGCCTTTGGGATGCGTTTCTCTCTATGA
- a CDS encoding S8 family serine peptidase, whose translation MDDWTTGGTENTWGLTDQVSSSGTYSLADSSGEDYENGTASWAQAPVLNLTSRAGTKLQFQLRGASESYKDLLYVQTSTDGSTWRNQTILIDEDLYESVSGTEFGQWTSATVDLGSYDGRDTVYVKFYFETDGENVYDGWYIDDVTVTAASADADYQFMQGTSMATPHVAGLAGLILSRFAGISNTEVKDRILNGAESKASLSGKVSTGGRINAFNSLTLPSKPTGLSATLTSLTSIRLTWNDVADEEGYRIERKAGEEGAFSRVATLGSDQTSYTDNDVLAGRVYYYRLTAFNGSGNSSSATTTVYAVNLTDGGGGGGGCFLTATGRP comes from the coding sequence ATGGACGATTGGACAACGGGAGGGACCGAGAATACCTGGGGTCTCACGGACCAGGTTTCATCGAGCGGGACCTATTCACTGGCGGACAGCTCGGGTGAGGATTATGAAAACGGCACCGCTTCCTGGGCCCAGGCGCCGGTCCTTAATCTCACCTCCCGGGCAGGCACGAAACTCCAGTTCCAGTTAAGGGGAGCCTCGGAATCCTACAAGGATCTCCTCTATGTTCAGACCTCGACGGACGGATCGACGTGGAGGAACCAAACCATCCTGATCGACGAGGATCTTTATGAGAGCGTCTCAGGCACGGAATTCGGCCAATGGACAAGTGCGACCGTCGATCTGGGCAGCTACGACGGCAGGGACACGGTCTATGTGAAATTCTACTTCGAAACCGACGGTGAAAACGTCTATGACGGGTGGTACATAGACGACGTCACCGTCACGGCCGCCTCCGCGGATGCAGACTACCAGTTCATGCAGGGCACCTCAATGGCCACTCCTCACGTGGCCGGTCTTGCCGGGCTGATCCTCTCGAGATTCGCCGGCATTTCCAACACGGAGGTGAAGGATAGAATCCTAAATGGGGCTGAATCAAAGGCAAGCCTGTCGGGAAAGGTTTCAACAGGGGGGAGGATCAACGCCTTCAACTCCCTCACCCTTCCCAGCAAGCCCACAGGCCTGAGTGCGACCCTCACCTCGCTGACCTCCATAAGGCTCACCTGGAACGATGTCGCCGACGAAGAGGGCTACCGCATAGAACGAAAGGCGGGCGAGGAAGGTGCCTTCTCCCGGGTGGCCACTCTCGGGTCTGACCAGACCTCTTACACAGACAACGATGTCCTGGCGGGCAGGGTCTACTATTACCGCCTCACAGCCTTCAACGGCTCCGGAAACTCCTCTTCTGCCACCACCACGGTCTACGCCGTGAATCTCACGGACGGAGGAGGGGGAGGGGGAGGCTGCTTCCTTACGGCCACGGGGCGGCCCTGA
- a CDS encoding chloride channel protein yields MAEKTRGYPTLAFFQHFLADQLYRLRMTEHTFMVLVAVLIGIFGGFGAIFFRLAIRLFQGVFFGSWSYALDYVLQLPWYVKLFAPAAGGLIIGPIVIYFASEAKGHGVPEVMESIVLRGGAIRPRVMIAKITASAVCIGSGGSVGREGPIVQIGSAIGSAFGQALKVTGSRLRTLVACGTAAGIAATFNAPIAGALFAMEIILSDFGISQFSPIVVSSVSATVVSRHFLGDFPAFVIPRYELVSVFEMIPYAVLGILAAFVALAFIDLLYRTEDLFESIPVPGFLKPAIGGILIGAIGILFPHVFGVGYDTISLALENRLAWYFLLFLVLLKLAATSVTIGSGGSGGIFAPSLFLGANLGGFVGTIAHALAPAHTASSGAYALVGMGAVAAGAMHAPITSILIIFELTGEYRIMLPLMIACIISVLITTRLKRDSIYTLKLSRRGIDLFQGREINVLHSLRVAQVMRSDYEEVHADTPFKKLMDLTVTSPHSNFFVVDDEKRLMGVISIHDVRKTIYESDLLEPIVLAHDLAAPVRHSFTPEDTLDNVIIAFSEMNIDELPVVVREREQRLVGIVSKDDVIDAYNKEVLRRDMVTSVSSYIGALGRFGRVEMVAGQVLCEIEIPGGFVNKTLKELDLRNRFGVEVILVRRNYDPDRKEWQKVATPTADYRFRLGDTILVMGPQTGVDRLRRSK; encoded by the coding sequence ATGGCGGAAAAAACCCGTGGTTACCCCACTCTGGCCTTTTTCCAGCACTTCCTTGCAGACCAGTTGTACCGCCTTCGAATGACCGAACACACCTTCATGGTGCTTGTTGCGGTGCTTATCGGAATCTTCGGGGGGTTCGGAGCGATCTTTTTTCGTCTTGCGATTCGGCTCTTTCAAGGGGTCTTTTTTGGGTCCTGGAGCTATGCCCTCGATTATGTCCTCCAACTGCCCTGGTATGTCAAACTCTTTGCCCCTGCGGCAGGGGGATTGATCATCGGTCCCATTGTCATCTATTTTGCCAGCGAGGCTAAAGGCCATGGGGTACCGGAGGTCATGGAATCGATCGTGCTCCGCGGGGGCGCCATCCGCCCCCGGGTGATGATCGCCAAGATCACCGCCTCCGCGGTCTGTATCGGATCGGGCGGCTCCGTGGGAAGAGAGGGGCCCATTGTTCAGATCGGTTCCGCCATCGGTTCCGCTTTCGGGCAGGCCTTGAAGGTGACCGGCTCCCGCCTGCGGACGCTCGTTGCGTGCGGCACGGCCGCTGGTATCGCCGCTACCTTCAACGCTCCCATTGCAGGGGCTCTGTTCGCCATGGAGATAATACTCAGCGATTTTGGTATATCTCAGTTCAGTCCCATCGTCGTATCTTCCGTGTCTGCCACCGTGGTCTCCCGTCACTTTCTCGGCGATTTTCCGGCCTTCGTGATTCCCCGGTATGAGCTCGTCAGCGTCTTCGAGATGATTCCCTATGCAGTACTTGGAATTCTGGCGGCTTTTGTTGCCCTGGCGTTTATCGACCTCCTGTACAGAACCGAGGATCTCTTCGAGAGCATTCCGGTACCCGGATTCTTGAAGCCTGCCATAGGGGGGATCTTGATCGGAGCAATCGGGATTCTCTTCCCCCACGTCTTCGGAGTCGGCTACGATACTATCAGCCTGGCCCTGGAAAACCGGTTGGCCTGGTACTTCCTCTTGTTTCTGGTGCTTCTCAAACTGGCGGCCACCTCGGTCACGATCGGCTCGGGAGGCTCCGGAGGGATTTTCGCTCCCTCGCTTTTTCTCGGGGCCAACCTCGGTGGTTTTGTAGGGACCATCGCACATGCCCTGGCCCCCGCACACACGGCTTCCTCTGGCGCCTATGCGCTGGTTGGAATGGGAGCCGTTGCAGCCGGAGCCATGCATGCTCCGATTACGTCGATCCTGATCATCTTTGAATTGACCGGTGAATACAGGATCATGCTCCCCCTGATGATTGCATGCATCATCAGCGTGCTGATCACCACCCGGTTGAAGAGGGATTCCATATATACGTTGAAACTCTCCCGCCGGGGGATCGACCTCTTCCAGGGCCGGGAGATCAACGTGCTTCACTCCCTCCGGGTGGCCCAGGTGATGAGGTCGGATTACGAGGAGGTGCACGCGGATACCCCTTTCAAAAAACTGATGGACTTAACCGTGACGAGCCCCCACTCAAACTTCTTCGTGGTGGACGACGAGAAGCGCCTGATGGGAGTGATATCGATCCACGACGTGAGGAAGACCATCTACGAATCGGACCTTCTCGAACCGATAGTCCTGGCCCACGATCTGGCTGCACCCGTGCGCCATTCCTTTACGCCCGAGGACACCCTAGACAACGTCATTATCGCCTTCAGCGAGATGAACATAGACGAACTGCCCGTGGTAGTCCGGGAAAGGGAGCAACGCCTCGTGGGCATAGTTTCCAAGGACGACGTGATCGATGCCTACAACAAGGAGGTGCTCAGGCGGGACATGGTCACCTCGGTTTCGAGCTACATAGGGGCACTTGGCAGATTCGGACGGGTCGAAATGGTTGCAGGGCAGGTTCTGTGCGAGATCGAGATCCCGGGGGGCTTTGTGAACAAGACCCTGAAGGAACTGGATTTGCGGAACCGCTTTGGTGTGGAGGTCATTCTGGTCAGGAGAAACTACGATCCCGACAGGAAGGAGTGGCAGAAGGTCGCCACCCCGACGGCGGATTATCGTTTCAGGTTGGGGGATACGATCCTCGTCATGGGCCCTCAGACCGGAGTGGACAGACTGAGGAGATCGAAGTGA
- a CDS encoding adenine nucleotide alpha hydrolase, which yields MSRKTLVSWSSGKDCAWALHVLSQDPCIEVVGLFSTVNRVFDRVAMHGVRVDLLKGQAESVGMPLRIIWIPHPCDNDQYEAAMNGFIDEARAEGIECMAFGDLFLADVRRYRESRLSGTGITPLFPLWGAGTGELARRMVSQGVRARVTCVDSRFLPGDFVGREYDSSFLEEIPPTVDPCGERGEFHTFVFDGPMFLRPVEISVGERVERDGFVFADIVSKSP from the coding sequence GTGAGTAGAAAAACCCTGGTCTCCTGGAGCAGCGGCAAGGACTGTGCCTGGGCTCTCCATGTGCTTTCCCAGGACCCCTGCATAGAGGTTGTTGGGCTCTTCTCCACGGTCAACCGTGTCTTCGACCGGGTAGCCATGCACGGGGTCCGGGTTGATCTGCTCAAGGGACAGGCCGAGTCTGTGGGAATGCCCCTGCGGATCATCTGGATTCCCCATCCCTGTGACAACGACCAATACGAAGCCGCGATGAACGGGTTTATCGATGAGGCAAGAGCCGAGGGCATTGAGTGCATGGCATTTGGTGATCTTTTCCTGGCCGATGTCCGCCGATACAGGGAGAGCAGGCTGTCGGGTACAGGTATCACCCCTTTGTTCCCCCTATGGGGGGCCGGTACGGGCGAGTTGGCTCGCAGGATGGTCTCACAGGGAGTCCGTGCCAGGGTGACGTGTGTAGATTCCAGGTTTCTGCCCGGTGATTTTGTGGGTAGAGAGTACGATTCGTCCTTTCTCGAGGAGATACCTCCAACCGTCGATCCCTGCGGCGAAAGGGGCGAGTTCCACACTTTCGTTTTTGATGGGCCCATGTTTCTCCGCCCTGTAGAGATCTCGGTGGGCGAAAGGGTCGAACGGGACGGTTTTGTCTTTGCCGATATAGTCTCAAAGAGCCCGTAA
- a CDS encoding M3 family oligoendopeptidase — translation MEKKILEENPYPRRFVPPDADMGQWSHIEPLFAALDSREVKTPPGLEEWLLHMSELASCIDQEGSRRYIAMTCQTDDPQAEKEYLHFVEEIEPRSKPWWQRLYTRFVNQPLRLALDRQRYGVLDRKIENQVRLFREENVPLEMEETKLSQQYQKITGAMTGWFGGREQTLQQLARYLEEPDRTTRKAAWEVIASRRLKDRERIEEIFDGLLALRARIARNAGFQNYREYAFRQRERFDYTPQDCLRFHKTVEEVAVPAARSIMRERRKRLGLDRLRPWDMMVDLEGRPPLRPFTKAEELIEGCHRIFRRINPEFGDFFALLRKKGLLDLESRKGKAPGGYQTTLSEVRLPFIFMNAVGIDRDVRTLLHESGHAFHTLECREEPLFFYREAPIEFCEVASMSMELLGAGFLDEFYTPEDSRRSYRDLLEEVITIFPWIATIDTFQHWLYTHENHTRAERRKTWLELQERFGGIEDWSGYEESLASLWQKQSHLFVHPFYYIEYGIAQLGALQVWRRSLRDFDQTIGSYRSSLSLGGSKPLPVLFQKAGIRFDFSRKAAESLMDTALEALRRAQKD, via the coding sequence ATGGAAAAGAAGATCCTGGAGGAGAATCCCTATCCCAGAAGATTTGTCCCTCCGGACGCAGACATGGGGCAGTGGTCTCACATTGAACCCCTCTTTGCCGCCCTCGATTCGAGAGAGGTAAAGACTCCCCCCGGACTGGAAGAATGGCTGCTCCACATGAGCGAGCTTGCCTCCTGTATCGATCAGGAGGGTTCCAGGCGATATATCGCCATGACATGCCAAACCGATGATCCTCAGGCAGAGAAGGAGTATCTCCATTTCGTCGAAGAGATCGAGCCCCGCTCCAAGCCATGGTGGCAGAGGCTCTACACGAGATTCGTGAACCAACCTCTCCGTCTTGCCCTGGACCGCCAGAGATACGGGGTATTGGACCGCAAGATCGAAAACCAGGTCCGTCTCTTCAGGGAAGAGAACGTCCCCCTCGAGATGGAGGAGACAAAGCTCTCCCAGCAGTACCAGAAGATCACCGGAGCCATGACCGGCTGGTTTGGAGGCAGGGAACAGACCCTCCAGCAACTGGCCAGATACCTTGAAGAGCCGGACCGGACCACGAGAAAGGCGGCCTGGGAGGTCATCGCGTCCCGCCGCCTCAAGGACAGAGAGAGAATCGAAGAGATCTTCGACGGCCTCCTTGCCCTCAGGGCCAGAATCGCAAGAAACGCGGGCTTCCAGAACTACCGGGAATACGCCTTCCGCCAGCGGGAGCGATTCGACTATACGCCCCAAGACTGTCTCCGTTTTCACAAGACCGTCGAAGAGGTCGCCGTTCCCGCAGCCAGGAGCATCATGAGAGAACGCCGAAAAAGGCTCGGCCTGGATCGTCTCAGGCCGTGGGACATGATGGTGGACCTTGAAGGGAGACCCCCACTCCGGCCCTTCACAAAAGCGGAAGAACTGATCGAGGGATGCCATCGCATCTTCCGTCGAATCAACCCGGAGTTTGGAGACTTCTTCGCCCTTCTGAGGAAGAAGGGACTTCTCGATCTCGAGAGCCGCAAGGGTAAGGCGCCCGGGGGTTACCAGACGACCCTCAGTGAGGTGAGGCTCCCGTTTATCTTCATGAATGCCGTGGGAATCGATCGGGACGTTCGGACCCTACTCCACGAGAGCGGCCATGCCTTCCACACGCTGGAGTGCCGGGAGGAACCACTGTTTTTCTATCGGGAGGCTCCCATCGAGTTCTGCGAGGTCGCCTCCATGAGCATGGAGCTCCTGGGTGCAGGATTTCTGGACGAGTTCTACACCCCCGAAGACTCTCGACGCTCGTACAGGGACCTTCTGGAGGAGGTGATCACTATCTTCCCCTGGATCGCCACCATCGATACCTTCCAGCACTGGCTCTATACGCACGAGAATCACACCCGGGCCGAGAGAAGAAAAACCTGGCTCGAGTTGCAGGAAAGATTCGGCGGCATCGAAGACTGGAGCGGATACGAGGAGAGCCTCGCTTCCCTGTGGCAGAAACAGTCCCATCTCTTCGTCCACCCCTTCTACTACATAGAGTATGGAATCGCCCAGCTTGGAGCGCTCCAGGTGTGGCGGCGGTCCTTGAGGGACTTCGATCAGACCATCGGTTCTTACCGGTCTTCCCTCTCTCTGGGAGGCTCAAAGCCCCTGCCGGTGCTGTTTCAGAAGGCTGGTATTCGCTTCGACTTCAGCCGGAAGGCTGCGGAGAGTCTCATGGATACGGCTCTGGAAGCTCTCCGCCGGGCCCAGAAGGACTAG